One genomic window of Corynebacterium sp. sy039 includes the following:
- the holA gene encoding DNA polymerase III subunit delta, translated as MIQQSHLILGDEEFLAERIRTELIAQIKEQSSLGDNIVVSRLRTGDVTSAEMIELLSPSLFGEDRIVIFEEAQDAGKEPIQLVLEATHNPTPGVYLIIMHKGGGRAKAAVEKLKKYTQVHEVAKLKAHEKSAWLMAEFRRYGLSPTPDVINALLEGVGSELRELASAVSQLVSDTDGKVDVAAVRRYYVGVAEVSVFDIADFACSGNAVRALSATRRALQLGISPVALAAALSSKVSAIARLYSTRGRINGAALAGQLGMPVFAVEKTAKVARRWSGDAVSRAVILMAELDASVKGQRGGDESFAVEDAVRKISQLAG; from the coding sequence ATGATTCAGCAGTCACATCTTATCCTCGGCGATGAGGAGTTTTTGGCAGAAAGAATACGTACTGAGCTGATTGCTCAGATAAAAGAGCAATCATCGTTGGGTGATAACATTGTTGTTTCACGGTTGCGTACCGGAGATGTTACGTCGGCGGAAATGATTGAATTGCTTTCGCCTTCACTTTTTGGTGAAGATCGCATTGTTATTTTTGAGGAAGCGCAAGACGCAGGTAAAGAGCCCATACAGCTTGTACTTGAAGCAACACATAACCCCACCCCAGGTGTTTATCTGATTATCATGCACAAAGGTGGTGGTCGCGCTAAAGCTGCCGTCGAAAAGCTCAAGAAATATACACAGGTGCATGAGGTTGCAAAGCTCAAAGCGCATGAAAAGTCTGCGTGGCTTATGGCAGAGTTTCGTCGCTATGGGCTTTCGCCTACTCCCGACGTCATCAATGCGCTGCTTGAAGGGGTTGGCTCAGAGCTGCGTGAGCTTGCTAGTGCTGTGTCGCAATTGGTTTCTGATACTGATGGCAAGGTCGATGTAGCAGCTGTTCGACGATACTACGTTGGTGTTGCTGAGGTTTCAGTATTCGATATTGCAGATTTTGCTTGTTCTGGCAATGCTGTGCGTGCTTTATCGGCAACACGGCGGGCTTTGCAATTGGGGATTAGCCCTGTTGCTTTAGCTGCTGCGTTGAGTAGCAAAGTGTCAGCTATTGCCAGGTTGTATTCTACTCGGGGCAGAATCAATGGAGCGGCATTAGCTGGGCAATTGGGTATGCCGGTTTTTGCTGTGGAGAAAACGGCTAAAGTGGCGCGGCGGTGGAGTGGTGATGCGGTGAGTCGGGCAGTCATTCTTATGGCTGA
- a CDS encoding IS1595 family transposase: MTTTDIINQVKEIISTVTPEERQHLIEQLEQLFHEPEYGEILSQCPRCECDSVVRKGTSKGGQRYLCKGCQRTFGHSTNKVLKTSKLSLETWRKFAECFIDGVSVRRSAERCGVAVATAFFMRHRVLELVEKNAKKVTVNRGNLAYIDETFFPINYKGAAVPDGVKAKKRGGLRKGKSQSRLLVCVVMGVTSTGSIFHQIAGYSSISKNTARLALGDIVTSGCTVITDKGSGYVSALEELGATHRAYHSKDDRGKLAPINALHSKTKRFMRRFSSVASKNLHRYLSWMEWIDNNTERETLDILRQSTYTVHRCSMNSEHIPPMDDLTRRTITGMM, encoded by the coding sequence ATGACAACCACAGACATCATTAACCAAGTCAAAGAGATAATTTCCACAGTCACACCAGAAGAACGACAACACTTGATTGAACAGCTGGAGCAGTTGTTTCACGAGCCAGAGTATGGTGAGATTCTGTCACAATGTCCACGCTGCGAGTGTGATTCCGTTGTGCGCAAAGGCACATCAAAGGGCGGGCAACGCTATTTGTGTAAAGGGTGCCAGCGCACCTTTGGACACTCCACAAACAAAGTTCTCAAAACCTCCAAACTGTCTTTAGAGACATGGAGGAAGTTCGCTGAATGTTTTATCGACGGTGTAAGTGTTCGTCGTAGTGCCGAACGCTGCGGGGTTGCTGTTGCCACTGCTTTCTTTATGCGGCACCGTGTTCTTGAGCTGGTTGAGAAAAATGCTAAAAAAGTTACGGTGAACAGGGGAAACTTAGCTTATATCGATGAAACGTTTTTCCCTATTAACTATAAGGGGGCAGCTGTGCCTGATGGTGTTAAAGCTAAAAAGCGCGGCGGGTTAAGGAAGGGGAAAAGTCAGTCAAGGTTGTTGGTTTGTGTGGTTATGGGCGTGACATCTACGGGAAGTATTTTCCATCAAATTGCTGGATACAGTAGTATTTCTAAAAATACCGCCCGCCTAGCCCTTGGTGACATTGTTACGTCTGGTTGCACTGTTATCACGGACAAAGGTTCAGGCTATGTTTCAGCGCTAGAAGAACTTGGTGCTACCCACAGGGCTTATCATTCTAAAGATGACCGCGGCAAACTTGCGCCAATCAACGCACTGCACTCTAAAACCAAACGGTTTATGAGGCGTTTTAGCAGTGTCGCCTCCAAGAACCTACACCGCTATCTATCATGGATGGAATGGATCGACAACAACACAGAACGTGAAACGCTGGATATTCTACGCCAATCCACATACACAGTTCATCGTTGCTCTATGAATAGTGAGCATATCCCACCAATGGATGATCTAACACGACGAACCATTACAGGCATGATGTAG
- a CDS encoding ComEC/Rec2 family competence protein: MNDLRLVPAALSVWVSTFVMLRTGQWWCAAAVVAIGVCLCALWDKMQAGVVGLGGFCALVCVGIRMNVLQRSGLAHQLPPTMMMRAQSRPFQTDSGWIIEARFAHSPGSIPIFYRGAHISQSSCLHPGAPFVVSGKAVATDKAVLLKHMYIASDIRCVEQTEPTIWEKYVQLMQGIKDNFLSAVGHYIDDDAIAGLYAAMVMGDTSLQSEYDKQIYAATGLAHLSAVSGGNVAIITTTVMLLLGLCGCSPRICAVGGLVSLILFALFIGYEPSVIRASATGAVSMVAALSITRAPPIHTLSLSVIGIVVWDSDMASNYGFLLSVSATAGIIVLNPIFYRVCANIPWWRIPDVVNRTAAVALAAEMATIPVIAVMNHTLSLVSFFANVLVAAVVAPITVLGLLAIVLSNCGFFSVVAYIPIALCQPLVRWIYCVAERGSQLPYAHISLSQGWVGVAWSAVFYQN; the protein is encoded by the coding sequence ATGAATGACCTGCGTCTGGTACCTGCTGCATTGAGTGTTTGGGTAAGCACCTTTGTTATGTTGCGAACTGGTCAATGGTGGTGTGCGGCAGCAGTAGTAGCGATAGGAGTCTGCCTATGTGCATTGTGGGATAAGATGCAGGCTGGTGTGGTGGGGCTTGGCGGTTTCTGTGCCTTAGTGTGCGTGGGAATAAGGATGAATGTGTTGCAACGTAGTGGATTGGCACATCAATTACCACCTACTATGATGATGCGGGCGCAATCTCGACCTTTTCAGACGGATTCTGGATGGATTATCGAGGCTCGCTTTGCCCATAGTCCCGGTAGCATACCTATTTTTTATCGCGGTGCACATATCTCGCAAAGCAGCTGTTTACATCCGGGAGCACCTTTTGTGGTGAGTGGGAAAGCAGTCGCTACAGATAAGGCTGTGCTATTGAAGCATATGTATATTGCGAGTGATATACGGTGTGTGGAACAGACAGAACCCACGATATGGGAAAAATATGTTCAGCTTATGCAGGGAATAAAGGATAATTTCTTATCCGCCGTAGGGCACTATATTGATGATGATGCAATCGCTGGTTTGTATGCTGCGATGGTTATGGGGGATACGAGTTTACAAAGCGAATATGACAAACAAATATATGCTGCAACAGGATTAGCACATTTAAGTGCGGTATCTGGCGGTAATGTGGCAATCATTACGACGACTGTCATGCTTCTGCTTGGATTATGCGGTTGTAGTCCACGCATATGTGCTGTTGGTGGGCTAGTTTCCTTGATACTATTCGCTTTATTTATTGGGTATGAGCCTTCGGTGATACGGGCAAGTGCCACCGGAGCAGTGAGCATGGTGGCTGCATTGAGTATTACGCGAGCACCACCAATACATACGTTGTCTCTTTCTGTTATTGGCATTGTGGTGTGGGATAGTGACATGGCAAGCAATTATGGGTTCTTGCTCTCTGTTTCTGCTACTGCTGGGATTATCGTGCTTAATCCGATCTTTTATCGTGTTTGCGCCAATATACCCTGGTGGCGTATCCCCGATGTAGTAAATAGAACAGCTGCAGTGGCATTGGCTGCTGAGATGGCGACCATTCCTGTTATTGCTGTGATGAACCATACGCTATCTCTGGTGAGTTTCTTCGCTAATGTTTTAGTTGCAGCGGTGGTAGCACCAATAACTGTGTTGGGTTTGCTTGCAATTGTGCTGAGTAACTGTGGGTTTTTCAGCGTCGTAGCCTATATTCCGATAGCCTTGTGCCAACCATTAGTGCGTTGGATATATTGTGTTGCCGAGCGTGGTTCTCAATTACCTTACGCACACATTTCCTTATCGCAGGGGTGGGTAGGGGTGGCGTGGAGTGCTGTGTTCTACCAAAATTGA
- a CDS encoding helix-hairpin-helix domain-containing protein: MGRVYERVKELARPTGQEDVLNVQPLPPRYALSGRQLIGVAVCALAIVGALFFFSGTSVPQQVVPPAEITPSAAGNSVADNSALQSTAPSAKELVVSVIGDVSRPGLHTLSPQARVADALSAAGVSQERFHEPRFHALNLAQQLQDGKQVYVPYPDEPIVALQSDADSVSAESGKININTASVEQLQTLSGVGQKTAEAIIAYRQSIGAFSSIDQLLEIKGIGAAKFAQIENQVTL, translated from the coding sequence ATGGGGCGGGTATATGAACGAGTAAAAGAATTAGCACGACCAACTGGGCAAGAAGATGTGCTTAATGTGCAACCACTACCACCACGCTATGCACTATCTGGTCGCCAGCTTATAGGGGTAGCGGTTTGTGCATTGGCAATAGTAGGAGCACTCTTTTTCTTCTCTGGTACCTCTGTACCACAACAAGTAGTGCCACCAGCAGAAATAACTCCATCTGCGGCAGGTAATTCTGTGGCAGATAATAGCGCACTGCAATCAACTGCGCCATCAGCAAAGGAATTGGTGGTTTCGGTTATTGGAGATGTGTCTAGGCCAGGCTTGCATACGCTGAGTCCACAGGCAAGAGTAGCCGATGCACTGAGCGCAGCTGGTGTTTCGCAGGAGCGTTTTCACGAACCACGGTTTCATGCCCTCAACCTTGCGCAGCAACTTCAAGACGGAAAACAAGTATATGTGCCGTATCCAGATGAGCCTATCGTCGCGCTGCAATCGGATGCAGATAGTGTGAGTGCTGAGAGCGGGAAAATAAATATCAACACAGCAAGTGTCGAACAATTGCAGACTCTTAGTGGAGTCGGGCAAAAAACTGCGGAAGCTATCATTGCGTATCGGCAAAGCATTGGTGCGTTTAGCAGTATTGATCAATTGCTTGAGATCAAAGGAATTGGTGCTGCTAAATTTGCTCAAATAGAAAACCAGGTCACATTATGA
- a CDS encoding histidine phosphatase family protein — translation MPRRLLLLRHGQTQYNANKRMQGHLDTELAERGIAQAQLVSDFLASQPIKKIIASDLQRARVTAEIIDRNIGVGVEIDQRLRETNLGQWQGKTHEEVDAAYPGARARWRNDASWTPPGGESRLSVAQRARAVIDELVTDYPQWDDEDTTVLVVAHGGTISALTSSLLELHPSQYPLFSGLGNTCWSALIARPRFGCAPATDEPVQWYLEGWNMGVYATDTAPSADQ, via the coding sequence ATGCCGCGACGGTTACTTCTACTGCGACATGGGCAAACGCAATATAATGCCAATAAGCGTATGCAAGGTCATCTTGATACAGAACTGGCGGAACGCGGCATTGCACAAGCCCAGTTAGTGTCAGATTTCTTAGCGAGTCAGCCTATTAAAAAAATCATTGCGTCTGATTTGCAGCGTGCTAGAGTCACTGCAGAGATTATTGATCGCAACATTGGCGTTGGGGTAGAGATTGATCAGCGTTTGCGTGAAACTAATTTGGGGCAGTGGCAGGGGAAAACTCACGAGGAAGTAGATGCAGCTTATCCTGGCGCTCGGGCGCGGTGGCGCAATGATGCTTCGTGGACTCCGCCTGGTGGTGAATCTCGGCTCAGCGTCGCTCAGCGTGCTCGTGCAGTGATCGACGAGTTAGTGACCGATTATCCACAATGGGATGACGAGGATACAACAGTACTTGTTGTCGCGCATGGCGGTACCATTAGCGCGCTTACCTCCTCTTTGCTGGAATTGCACCCTAGTCAATATCCACTTTTTTCTGGTCTTGGCAATACATGCTGGTCAGCACTGATAGCGCGTCCGCGTTTTGGTTGTGCCCCTGCAACAGATGAGCCTGTGCAATGGTATCTTGAGGGCTGGAACATGGGGGTCTACGCTACTGACACAGCGCCAAGTGCCGATCAATAA
- the rsfS gene encoding ribosome silencing factor, whose protein sequence is MTATNETIDLAAIVARAADEKQATNIAVVDVSDVMAIAEVFVLASADNERQVRAIVEEIEDQLTAVGQEPKRREGNRENRWVLLDYGMLIVHVQRNIERDFYGLDRLYRDCPLIEVEGVETMQRDEDWADDIDVRTVESLDDIPLAAPEPEDEL, encoded by the coding sequence GTGACCGCAACTAATGAAACCATTGACCTAGCTGCCATTGTTGCTCGTGCGGCTGATGAGAAGCAAGCAACGAATATCGCTGTTGTGGATGTGTCGGATGTTATGGCGATTGCGGAAGTATTTGTATTAGCTTCTGCCGATAACGAGCGTCAAGTACGAGCCATCGTCGAAGAAATTGAAGATCAGCTTACTGCTGTCGGGCAAGAGCCTAAACGACGTGAGGGGAATCGAGAAAACCGCTGGGTATTGCTTGATTATGGCATGTTAATTGTTCATGTGCAGCGCAATATCGAGCGTGATTTTTATGGTTTGGATCGACTCTATCGGGATTGTCCACTCATTGAAGTCGAGGGCGTGGAGACGATGCAGCGTGATGAGGATTGGGCGGACGATATTGATGTCCGTACTGTAGAGTCTTTGGACGATATTCCACTTGCTGCCCCAGAACCTGAAGACGAGTTATAA
- the nadD gene encoding nicotinate-nucleotide adenylyltransferase, with protein MTTPEALHEHNHDTTPPSVLGNDAFSHQAQRIGIMGGTFDPVHHGHLVAASEVAARFELDEVIFVPTGNPWQKQDRDVSAAEDRYLMTVIATASNPRFSVSRVDIERPGATYTVDTLRDIRKIFPRAQLFFITGADALSSILSWHNWEQALELATFVGVTRPGYELADDFLPLPQRQKVKLIEIPAMAISSTGCRQRAAQGLPVWYLVPDGVVQYIAKRGLYQR; from the coding sequence ATGACTACACCTGAGGCATTGCATGAGCATAATCATGACACGACACCTCCTTCTGTATTGGGAAATGATGCTTTCTCTCATCAAGCGCAGCGCATCGGCATCATGGGTGGCACTTTTGATCCGGTTCATCATGGCCACCTTGTTGCGGCTAGCGAAGTTGCCGCTCGCTTTGAGCTTGATGAAGTAATTTTTGTGCCCACTGGTAATCCCTGGCAGAAGCAAGATCGTGATGTTTCAGCTGCAGAGGATCGCTATCTCATGACAGTTATTGCTACTGCCTCAAACCCACGCTTTAGTGTGAGCCGGGTAGATATTGAACGCCCAGGTGCAACCTATACGGTAGATACCCTGCGCGATATTCGGAAGATTTTTCCACGCGCACAACTTTTCTTTATCACTGGAGCTGACGCACTGAGCAGTATTTTGTCGTGGCACAATTGGGAACAAGCTTTAGAGTTAGCAACTTTTGTGGGGGTTACGCGCCCTGGCTATGAGCTTGCCGACGATTTTCTGCCGTTGCCACAGCGCCAAAAGGTTAAGCTGATTGAGATTCCAGCTATGGCTATTTCTTCCACAGGGTGTAGGCAACGTGCAGCCCAGGGGTTGCCTGTGTGGTATCTTGTGCCCGACGGTGTGGTGCAATACATCGCTAAGCGTGGTCTTTATCAACGCTAG
- a CDS encoding MFS transporter produces MSNSDNSNTEVTTEVTYPAASAISAPASAAKKSNRSGRHRVPIARPKGWSTTVATISSVMMTLDITIVLVALPAIAQDLQLSLSGGQWVINAYSLAFASLLLSAGSISDIIGRRTIFLVGHLLFLAASIACILSSSEAMLIAARAVQGAGGALVFGTSIPLLSDSFRAHESRERTRAIAILMGASAAASALGPLVGGFLVEYGAWEWIFIINIPIGIFTIIATLIFVPDLHRAGLLEDDNAQELPPLDIGTVFIAAAMLFSLNYGIISGAERGWTDGFVLLSFSAAILLFVLMTGIQLSKGNRAMIDMRLFAIPSFSAVTFAAFAARMFSFGMMPFLVLWLSGHVGLSALEIGYVSTAMAGPIVIFAAVGLKLGNYIRLGFVQAIGMIIVAIGLGLGLLIQPDSSWQALIPAYVVIGMGTGVMLPHLMDLAVSVVPRGRTGTASGIANTALPLGTSFGVAVYGAYLSDSIRNALGEVPHIPAEISAALATAAEAGQFTVIERFSAELAHTALEAFVDGLHGIFIIAAVLAIVGAIACAIFIRDTHTHEH; encoded by the coding sequence ATGAGCAATTCCGACAATTCCAATACTGAGGTTACTACTGAGGTGACTTATCCTGCTGCGTCTGCAATATCAGCTCCAGCCTCGGCCGCTAAGAAAAGTAATCGTTCTGGTCGCCACCGTGTGCCGATAGCACGCCCCAAAGGATGGAGCACCACAGTTGCGACGATTTCATCAGTGATGATGACCTTAGACATCACGATCGTACTCGTTGCACTACCTGCTATTGCACAGGATTTACAGCTTTCCCTTAGCGGCGGACAATGGGTAATCAACGCCTACAGTCTGGCTTTTGCTTCTCTCTTACTTTCCGCAGGCAGCATTTCTGACATTATCGGGCGACGAACAATTTTCCTCGTCGGGCACCTTTTATTCTTAGCTGCATCTATTGCGTGTATTCTCAGCAGCTCCGAAGCAATGCTCATTGCAGCACGTGCAGTACAAGGCGCTGGTGGTGCTTTGGTTTTCGGCACCAGTATTCCACTGCTCAGCGATAGTTTCCGCGCGCATGAATCCAGGGAGCGCACTCGTGCCATTGCTATTCTCATGGGGGCAAGTGCCGCAGCCAGTGCCCTTGGCCCGCTCGTCGGCGGCTTTCTCGTGGAATACGGTGCTTGGGAATGGATTTTTATTATCAATATCCCCATTGGTATCTTCACCATAATTGCCACGCTTATTTTTGTTCCCGACCTGCATAGAGCCGGGTTACTCGAAGACGATAACGCACAAGAGTTACCACCTCTTGATATTGGTACGGTATTCATCGCAGCTGCCATGCTCTTTAGCCTGAATTATGGCATTATTTCTGGTGCAGAACGTGGGTGGACTGATGGTTTTGTCCTATTGAGTTTCTCCGCAGCGATCTTACTCTTTGTGCTTATGACGGGTATTCAACTATCCAAAGGCAACCGAGCCATGATCGATATGCGCTTATTTGCCATTCCCTCTTTCTCCGCAGTCACTTTTGCGGCTTTTGCTGCCCGTATGTTCAGCTTCGGCATGATGCCATTTCTGGTGCTCTGGCTATCTGGACACGTAGGATTATCTGCCCTAGAAATCGGCTATGTTTCCACGGCAATGGCAGGTCCCATCGTAATTTTTGCTGCTGTTGGCCTCAAACTCGGCAACTATATTCGGTTAGGTTTTGTACAAGCAATCGGCATGATTATTGTCGCCATTGGTTTAGGACTTGGCTTGCTTATTCAACCAGATAGCAGCTGGCAAGCCCTCATTCCTGCCTATGTAGTTATCGGCATGGGAACGGGTGTCATGTTGCCGCACCTGATGGATTTAGCAGTCTCTGTTGTTCCGCGTGGTCGCACAGGTACGGCAAGTGGCATTGCCAATACCGCATTACCCCTCGGCACCTCCTTTGGCGTTGCCGTCTACGGAGCTTATCTTTCCGACTCCATTCGCAATGCACTGGGCGAGGTACCACATATCCCTGCAGAGATTTCTGCTGCCCTAGCGACGGCGGCAGAAGCTGGTCAATTCACAGTGATTGAGCGGTTTTCTGCCGAATTAGCGCATACGGCACTTGAGGCTTTCGTCGACGGTTTGCATGGCATTTTCATTATTGCAGCAGTGCTTGCGATTGTCGGAGCTATTGCGTGCGCAATTTTCATCCGGGACACCCACACCCACGAGCACTAG
- a CDS encoding glutamate-5-semialdehyde dehydrogenase: MHTETGTSTDAIAIRAQERESILTMARAAKAVTTPLAKLNTEQKNAALYAVAQRLEQASAEIIAANEHDISAAKDNGLSDSLIDRLRLDQSRISAMAQGLREVAALTDPVGEVVAGQVMPNGITMRKVRVPLGVMGMVYEARPNVTVDAFGLALKSGNAVLLRGSKSARHSNEKLVALVQQVLVEQHIPRESVQLLPCQTRESVRDLIQARGLVDVIIPRGGAGLIESVVTNATVATIETGTGNCHFYIDRDVLDLNQAIAMLINGKTRRPSVCNATETVLIDQALPTEDQYKIIHALQQAGVQVHGDIEQLAPCGASGIIAATEQDWAEEYLSFDIAAKLVDGVAGAIAHIRRYSSGHTEAIATGNIRTATQFTEEVDAAAVMVNASTAFTDGQQYGMGAEIGISTQKLHARGPMALPELTTTKWILHGDGQTRP, from the coding sequence ATGCACACTGAGACTGGTACTAGCACTGATGCGATAGCTATTCGCGCACAAGAACGTGAGAGCATTCTTACTATGGCGCGTGCTGCCAAAGCTGTAACGACGCCTCTGGCCAAGCTCAATACCGAGCAAAAGAACGCAGCACTGTATGCAGTAGCACAACGCTTAGAGCAGGCTAGTGCTGAGATTATTGCTGCTAACGAGCATGATATTAGTGCTGCTAAAGACAATGGGCTTAGTGATTCCCTCATTGATCGGCTGCGTTTAGACCAGTCTCGTATCAGTGCAATGGCTCAAGGGTTGCGAGAAGTAGCAGCTCTTACCGACCCAGTAGGTGAGGTTGTTGCAGGACAAGTCATGCCCAATGGGATCACGATGCGCAAGGTGAGAGTGCCCCTGGGGGTTATGGGCATGGTGTATGAGGCTCGCCCGAATGTGACGGTGGATGCTTTTGGACTGGCTCTCAAATCAGGCAATGCTGTGTTATTGCGTGGTTCTAAGAGCGCACGTCATTCTAATGAGAAGTTGGTTGCTCTTGTTCAACAGGTGCTCGTCGAGCAGCATATTCCTCGTGAGAGTGTGCAGTTATTGCCATGCCAGACGCGTGAGAGTGTGCGTGATCTTATTCAAGCTCGTGGGCTGGTTGATGTGATTATTCCTCGTGGTGGGGCAGGATTGATTGAGTCGGTGGTGACAAATGCCACTGTTGCTACCATTGAAACGGGTACGGGTAATTGTCATTTCTATATTGATCGTGATGTGCTTGATCTCAACCAGGCCATAGCCATGCTTATCAATGGCAAAACTCGACGTCCTTCAGTGTGTAATGCTACAGAAACGGTGCTGATTGACCAGGCGTTACCTACTGAGGATCAATATAAAATCATCCATGCGCTGCAACAAGCTGGGGTGCAGGTTCATGGTGATATTGAGCAGTTAGCTCCTTGTGGCGCTAGTGGCATTATCGCTGCTACAGAGCAAGATTGGGCGGAGGAATATCTGTCTTTTGATATTGCTGCGAAACTCGTCGACGGTGTTGCCGGGGCAATAGCGCATATTCGACGTTATTCCAGCGGTCATACTGAGGCGATTGCAACTGGTAATATCCGCACAGCAACGCAATTTACTGAGGAAGTCGATGCGGCTGCGGTCATGGTGAATGCCTCTACCGCTTTTACTGACGGTCAGCAATACGGCATGGGAGCTGAGATTGGTATTTCCACGCAAAAACTTCATGCTCGCGGCCCTATGGCGTTACCAGAGTTGACTACCACGAAGTGGATTTTGCATGGCGACGGGCAAACTCGCCCTTAG
- the proB gene encoding glutamate 5-kinase, protein MVSASRQKLVAARRVVVKIGSSSLTGEDYRVNPARIDAVVDAVEARMGRGSDVIIVSSGAVASGMGALGLAERPRDLATKQAAAAVGGVQLAHTWGTSFARYSRHVAQILLTSADSGIRERARNAQRTIDRLFSLGCVPIVNENDTVATEGLRFGDNDRLAALVAHLTYADALILLSDVDGLYDKNPAQPDAHFITDVRGARDLHDVNAGGGGAVGTGGMAAKVQAALLAARGGIPVLMTSADNIDLALSDASVGTMFHPHTQRLPAWKFWVLYAADTSGTISIDAGASAALRAGGTSLLAVGIEQVQGDFAASDIVDIADNTGKVIGRGEVSYDSEIVRTLIGKKTEEVPAGMNRAVIHADYLALY, encoded by the coding sequence ATGGTGAGTGCGTCTCGGCAAAAGCTCGTAGCAGCTCGTCGTGTAGTAGTCAAAATTGGTTCCTCGTCTCTTACTGGTGAAGATTATCGAGTCAATCCAGCGCGTATCGACGCAGTGGTCGATGCAGTGGAAGCGCGCATGGGACGTGGCAGCGATGTCATTATCGTGTCGTCTGGGGCAGTTGCCTCAGGAATGGGCGCATTGGGTTTGGCAGAGCGCCCGCGTGATTTAGCCACAAAACAAGCGGCAGCTGCCGTGGGTGGGGTACAACTTGCCCATACCTGGGGAACAAGTTTTGCTCGCTATTCTCGTCACGTTGCTCAGATTTTATTGACCTCTGCTGATTCAGGAATCAGAGAGCGGGCGCGTAATGCTCAGCGTACGATTGATCGTCTTTTTTCTTTAGGCTGTGTGCCGATTGTTAATGAAAACGACACTGTTGCTACAGAAGGGTTACGCTTTGGCGATAATGATCGTCTGGCTGCTTTAGTTGCTCACCTAACGTATGCGGATGCACTGATTTTATTGTCTGATGTTGATGGACTATACGACAAAAATCCAGCGCAGCCTGATGCGCATTTCATCACAGATGTTCGGGGTGCTCGAGACTTACATGATGTTAATGCTGGCGGTGGTGGTGCAGTAGGCACAGGCGGTATGGCTGCTAAGGTGCAAGCGGCGCTACTTGCTGCCCGTGGTGGTATTCCCGTGCTTATGACCTCTGCAGATAACATTGATCTTGCGCTTAGCGACGCTAGCGTGGGCACTATGTTTCATCCGCATACTCAGCGGTTGCCGGCGTGGAAGTTTTGGGTACTTTATGCGGCAGATACCTCAGGAACGATTAGCATTGACGCAGGGGCGAGTGCTGCATTGCGCGCTGGTGGTACGTCATTGTTGGCAGTGGGTATTGAGCAGGTGCAAGGCGATTTTGCTGCTAGTGACATTGTGGATATTGCAGATAATACAGGCAAGGTCATTGGTCGTGGTGAGGTGTCTTATGATTCAGAGATTGTGCGTACTCTTATAGGAAAGAAAACAGAGGAAGTGCCGGCTGGGATGAATCGTGCGGTTATTCATGCTGATTATCTTGCTTTGTACTAA